In one window of Littorina saxatilis isolate snail1 linkage group LG11, US_GU_Lsax_2.0, whole genome shotgun sequence DNA:
- the LOC138980734 gene encoding KRAB-A domain-containing protein 2-like, translated as MVYQEHLTKFCVLRALTTKRAAEVAYQLLDIFLLFGAPQILQSDNGAEFCAKVITELKELWPDLVLVHGKPRHPQSQGSVERANSDIKDMMTTWMADNSTTNWTVGLKFVQFQKNNSYHSGIKQTPFAALFGADAKIGFTSSSIPNEVLQRLQSEDDLQAALGSPEAGSSTLMLGSPEAAPSTTVLGSPEAASSTIVLGSPEAAPSTIVPGLPTSLLQHEVMDFEPGSSTPPSGRSTPGHLTPASGRSTPGPSTPASGRSTPGPSTIFNASIRTFNPRTFNASIRTFNPRIFNASIRTFNPRSFNVRN; from the exons ATGGTCTACCAGGAACATCTTACCAAGTTTTGCGTGCTTAGAGCCCTTACAACAAAACGAGCAGCAGAGGTGGCATACCAACTTTTAGACATTTTCCTTCTCTTCGGAGCCCCGCAAATTCTTCAAAGTGACAACGGTGCCGAGTTTTGTGCCAAAGTCATCACTGAGCTAAAAGAATTGTGGCCTGATTTGGTTCTTGTCCACGGGAAGCCCCGACATCCCCAGTCACAGGGGTCTGTTGAAAGAGCAAATTCCGACATTAAGGACATGATGACAACTTGGATGGCCGACAACAGCACAACAAACTGGACAGTGGGTTTGAAGTTTGTACAATTTCAAAAGAACAATAGCTATCACTCAGGTATAAAGCAAACACCATTTGCTGCATTGTTCGGTGCTGATGCCAAAATCGGGTTTACTTCAAGCAGCATCCCAAATGAAGTTCTTCAACGACTGCAAAGTGAGGATGACCTGCAGGCTGCTCTGGGATCTCCAGAGGCTGGATCCTCAACGCTCATGCTGGGATCTCCAGAGGCTGCACCCTCAACGACCGTGCTGGGATCTCCAGAGGCTGCATCCTCAACAATCGTGCTGGGATCTCCAGAGGCTGCACCCTCAACGATCGTGCCTGGACTTCCAACGTCCTTACTACAGCATGAG GTCATGGACTTCGAGCCAGGATCTTCAACGCCACCATCGGGACGTTCAACCCCAGGACATTTAACGCCAGCATCAGGACGTTCAACCCCAGGACCTTCAACGCCAGCATCAGGACGTTCAACCCCGGGACCTTCAAC GATCTTCAACGCCAGCATCAGGACGTTCAACCCCAGGACCTTCAACGCCAGCATCAGGACGTTCAACCCCAGGATCTTCAACGCCAGCATCAGGACGTTCAACCCCAGGTCCTTCAATGTCAGGAATTGA